In a genomic window of Thermodesulfovibrionales bacterium:
- a CDS encoding zinc ribbon domain-containing protein produces MPIFEYACNACGEDFEKLVFGNQSVTCPKCSSEDIKKKLSLFGMSGVEKPVSSGSSGCGSCSSGSCSTCH; encoded by the coding sequence ATGCCCATATTCGAATATGCCTGTAATGCATGTGGTGAGGATTTTGAGAAACTGGTTTTCGGGAACCAGAGCGTCACCTGTCCAAAATGTTCTTCCGAAGACATCAAGAAGAAGCTTTCTCTCTTTGGAATGAGCGGCGTCGAGAAGCCAGTTTCCTCGGGCTCATCAGGATGCGGCTCCTGCAGCAGCGGCTCGTGCAGCACCTGTCATTAA